In a single window of the Trichoderma breve strain T069 chromosome 6, whole genome shotgun sequence genome:
- a CDS encoding short chain dehydrogenase domain-containing protein — protein sequence MSSKIVLILGYGQRIGAAVARAFASRGYKVAVVCRSDKVADTPDDYLSIKADLSNAYNVEDVFTQVRSKLGIPSVVVYNAFVLSIQGFDQPLSSVITDAHVNTFSAYAAAQQAVKGFAELPSDASKTFIYTSNKLHIMTLEPLISMGMGKSASAHMIHYLSEVYNSSGYKFYHTDERESNGEPAYDKLDAEAHADFYIELAEKKDQGPWNATFVKGKGYVKFDEKPIHGGRFPGA from the exons ATGTCTTCAAAAATTGTCCTCATTTTGGGCTATGGACAGCGAATTGGTGCTGCCGTAGCTCGTGCTTTTGCCAGCCGCGGCTACAAAGTGGCGGTTGTCTGCCGCTCAGATAAAGTAGCGGATACTCCCGATGACTATCTCTCAATTAAAGCCGATTTATCGAACGCGTACAATGTTGAGGATGTGTTTACTCAAGTTAGAAGCAAGCTAGGGATTCCAAGCGTCGTTGTGTATAACG CCTTTGTACTTTCCATTCAAGGATTTGATCAGCCCTTGTCAAGTGTAATAACAGATGCGCACGTTAACACCTTTTCTGCTTATGCTGCCGCCCAACAGGCAGTCAAGGGTTTTGCGGAATTACCTTCGGATGCATCAAAAACGTTTATTTATACCAGCAATAAGCTACATATCATGACTTTGGAGCCTCTAATTTCGATGGGCATGGGAAAATCAGCAAGTGCTCATATGATTCATTATCTGTCTGAAGTTTACAATAGCTCTGGCTACAA GTTCTATCACACAGATGAGCGGGAGTCAAATGGAGAGCCAGCATATGATAAGCTAGATGCTGAGGCTCATGCAGACTTCTATATTGAATTGGCCGAAAAAAAGGATCAAGGGCCCTGGAACGCAACTTTCGTGAAAGGAAAAGGGTATGTAAAGTTTGATGAGAAACCAATCCATGGCGGCCGTTTTCCCGGCGCATGA
- a CDS encoding nmrA-like family domain-containing protein, whose amino-acid sequence MAAGKILVTGAGGHLGGITLDLLLEKLPASQLAAISRDPTNKLKRFADKGVATYKADYNDYDALLAAFQGIEKVMMIGAHAFTDRIRQHYNVVTAARQAGVRHIVYTSVQRQEGAGIAMWDVTESDTFTEQAIKASGMDYTIMMQPPFLETFFLYIGANALEEGINVPFGKSKFAPVTRDDLAAANVTVLTVEGHANKTYKLSGNEAFSFAKIAEILGQAKGQKVSSKNISEEEYLKWKGFEGQPEQLPQFRLAWVRAMNAGNFEEITGDLERLIGRKPTEFRDYVRSNYPPTKGLF is encoded by the coding sequence ATGGCTGCAGGCAAGATTCTGGTCACGGGCGCAGGAGGGCACCTCGGTGGTATAACGCTTGATCTGCTCCTCGAAAAACTGCCAGCTTCGCAGCTTGCCGCCATTTCGCGAGACCCTACTAATAAGCTCAAGCGCTTTGCCGACAAGGGAGTTGCGACATATAAGGCTGACTATAATGACTATGATGCGCTTCTCGCCGCGTTCCAGGGCATTGAAAAGGTCATGATGATTGGTGCGCATGCTTTCACTGATCGCATCCGACAGCACTATAATGTAGTCACCGCTGCAAGGCAAGCCGGCGTCAGGCACATCGTTTACACCTCGGTGCAGCGCCAGGAGGGGGCTGGCATCGCGATGTGGGATGTCACAGAGAGTGATACGTTTACTGAGCAGGCAATCAAAGCCAGTGGAATGGACTACACTATCATGATGCAGCCGCCCTTTCTGGAgaccttttttctttatatcGGCGCCAACGCCCTCGAAGAAGGAATCAACGTTCCCTTTGGCAAAAGCAAGTTTGCGCCCGTGACGCGCGACGACCTCGCGGCGGCCAATGTCACCGTGCTGACGGTGGAGGGACATGCGAATAAGACGTATAAGCTGAGTGGCAACGAGGCGTTTTCTTTTGCGAAGATTGCCGAAATCCTGGGCCAAGCCAAGGGCCAGAAAGTGTCTTCCAAGAACATTAGCGAGGAAGAGTATCTCAAGTGGAAAGGGTTCGAGGGCCAACCTGAGCAATTGCCACAATTCCGACTGGCTTGGGTTCGGGCGATGAATGCTGGCAATTTCGAGGAGATAACGGGCGACTTGGAGAGATTGATTGGTCGCAAGCCAACAGAGTTCCGCGATTACGTGAGATCGAATTATCCTCCTACAAAGGGACTCTTTTGA
- a CDS encoding major facilitator superfamily domain-containing protein yields MSPSPVTSAIELNTAPNPTATIFSELSQPIEHAEPQILVSKSRTVAIIFCITCISGISNLLAGLLTVCIPVIAADLNFPPELQLWPASAFALACGCTLLLCASAADVVGCRRVCLVGALLQSASALGAGLSNSPSQLIALRAIAGVAASFCLPSAVGIAARAFPAASSPRSRSAAFAAMGSGQAVGFGLGLVLGGVFSGTIGWRWGFYITAILNVAVLLVAVWALPAGIDGVALGRETLHHLARDIDWIGCTLISMALALLSYELAVLSGSDASERIREPANLVMLCAGVALMPAFAAWMNHQKQRGRPALIPNDIWKNLPFTTVCVTVFLIWGSLNASEQFTALYLQEVRGFSPLTSSLYFLPAPICGALMNVAIGILLPYLRPSFAVPAGCLVSGIAPLLLATLCGVDGPNYWRAVFQAMAMNPLGADLIYTIANLVVTSAFPTKTQALAGAVFQMLSQIGKSVGIATTAVIAQQVTASSQIHNMNEAVLRGYKAGWIYNCGLGFASVLVSLWGLRSVGKLGVKMD; encoded by the coding sequence ttgccatcatcttctgcatcACATGCATTAGTGGCATCAGCAATCTCTTGGCTGGGTTATTGACGGTTTGCATTCCGGTAATTGCAGCAGACCTGAACTTTCCTCCAGAGCTTCAGCTTTGGCcggcctcggcctttgcTCTAGCATGCGGTTGcacgcttcttctctgtgcCAGTGCCGCTGATGTCGTCGGATGTCGACGCGTTTGCCTAGTCGGCGCCCTTTTGCAATCTGCAAGCGCATTAGGTGCCGGATTGTCAAATAGTCCTTCGCAATTGATTGCTCTTCGAGCTATTGCGGGAGTAGCAGCATCTTTCTGTTTACCCAGCGCTGTTGGAATCGCAGCTCGCGCTTTTCCCGCTGCGAGTAGCCCTCGAAGCCGCAGCGCCGCATTCGCTGCTATGGGCAGCGGCCAAGCGGTGGGTTTTGGACTAGGACTGGTATTGGGTGGCGTCTTCAGCGGTACGATTGGCTGGCGTTGGGGATTCTACATCACAGCGATTCTCAATGTTGCCGTGCTGCTGGTGGCTGTGTGGGCATTGCCAGCAGGTATAGATGGTGTTGCTCTGGGTCGGGAgactctccatcatcttgCACGAGACATTGATTGGATTGGCTGTACTCTTATTAGCATGGCACTCGCACTCCTGTCGTATGAGCTGGCTGTTCTGTCAGGGTCTGATGCGAGCGAGAGAATACGTGAGCCGGCAAACTTGGTCATGCTCTGCGCTGGGGTTGCACTTATGCCTGCCTTTGCAGCGTGGATGAATCACCAGAAACAACGCGGGCGACCAGCTTTGATCCCTAATGACATTTGGAAGAACTTGCCCTTCACTACCGTCTGCGTAACTGTCTTCTTAATCTGGGGATCTCTCAATGCCAGCGAGCAGTTTACGGCATTGTATTTGCAGGAAGTACGCGGCTTTTCGCCTTTGACCTCGTCGCTCTATTTCTTACCGGCACCAATTTGCGGCGCATTGATGAATGTTGCTATTGGCATCTTGCTCCCGTATCTGAGGCCTTCGTTTGCCGTTCCGGCTGGCTGCCTTGTAAGCGGCATCGCTCCGCTACTGTTAGCCACACTGTGTGGTGTAGATGGCCCAAATTACTGGCGGGCAGTATTTCAAGCAATGGCTATGAATCCCTTAGGAGCGGATCTCATTTATACCATTGCCAATCTCGTGGTAACGTCCGCGTTTCCCACAAAGACACAAGCTTTGGCGGGTGCCGTCTTCCAGATGCTTTCTCAGATCGGAAAGAGTGTGGGAATTGCAACAACTGCAGTGATTGCGCAGCAAGTTACCGCATCTTCACAAATTCACAATATGAATGAAGCCGTGTTACGGGGTTACAAGGCTGGTTGGATATATAACTGTGGGCTGGGTTTTGCATCGGTCTTGGTAAGCCTTTGGGGTCTCCGAAGTGTGGGTAAACTTGGTGTTAAGATGGATTAA